A genome region from Bemisia tabaci chromosome 3, PGI_BMITA_v3 includes the following:
- the LOC109029965 gene encoding uncharacterized protein, whose translation MAFPHIILVPLLLYVLFQSEPVEPCTEIRDSSMMTYKTNRQAYIVETEIVVPLVLDLVQEYVICGKRYKSNTLATLFKNATEPRSRSKRLAPLIPIAMAVGAGLVTAAWAGYSYASINGKIDELREGLKQETNYLKQVFAEDQEKNAQAFLAVRREFAQLAAVSRETTCNVQTNFSMLVYEHYFYQEFDDIISSLRNERLTSSIIPPNQMLALVRSLPILQDTIYVESPYMLYFTGKITFNLAEMSGDILRGVLILPIIKNRRNIHFTVATREINSRLTVFKPVYITDPGQKSVDQCHHELDTYFCSEADLQPIQMTRLDAPILYADGMVLLNTGTRAEIKDKKNNDTLKTVIGPAICTTEETSTVIYGNRVLYTKTSAFHVKHETVEFDVDPFPITLELPAYTPLRFDRETAIEPASFRWQGSYNCHPGDHDCCHSVLSIPRY comes from the exons ATGGCCTTCCCACACATCATCCTCGTCCCGCTCCTGCTCTACGTTCTCTTCCAATCAGAGCCCGTCGAACCCTGTACCGAAATCCGCGATTCTTCGATGATGACCTACAAGACCAACCGCCAAGCCTACATCGTCGAAACCGAGATCGTTGTCCCGCTCGTCCTCGACCTGGTCCAAGAATACGTCATCTGCGGGAAGAGGTACAAGAGTAACACGCTCGCCACCCTGTTCAAAAACGCCACCGAACCGCGTTCCCGAAGTAAGCGGCTGGCACCCCTAATACCCATCGCCATGGCGGTCGGAGCCGGGCTGGTGACGGCGGCTTGGGCCGGGTACTCTTACGCCTCCATCAACGGGAAAATCGACGAGCTGAGGGAGGGCTTGAAGCAGGAGACGAACTACTTGAAGCAGGTGTTCGCGGAGGACCAGGAGAAAAATGCGCAGGCGTTTTTGGCTGTGAGGAGGGAGTTCGCGCAGTTGGCTGCCGTGTCTAGGGAGACGACCTGCAATGTTCAGACTAATTTCTCAATGCTTGTTTATGAGCACTACTTCTATCAGGAATTTGATGATATAATTAGTTCTCTCCGGAACGAACGACTGACGAGCAGTATCATCCCGCCGAATCAGATGCTTGCATTGGTTAGATCACTGCCAATTTTACAG gacACAATTTACGTCGAAAGCCCGTACATGCTCTATTTCACCGGAAAAATCACTTTCAACCTCGCCGAAATGTCCGGCGACATCCTGCGCGGCGTGCTGATCCTCCCGATAATCAAAAACCGCCGCAACATCCATTTCACGGTGGCGACCCGAGAAATCAACTCGCGGCTGACCGTTTTCAAGCCGGTCTACATCACCGACCCGGGCCAAAAGTCCGTCGACCAATGCCACCACGAGCTGGACACCTACTTCTGCTCGGAGGCGGACCTGCAGCCGATTCAAATGACGCGATTGGACGCCCCGATCCTCTACGCCGACGGCATGGTCCTGTTGAACACAGGCACTCGCGCCGAaatcaaagacaagaaaaacaACGACACGTTGAAAACCGTGATAGGACCGGCTATTTGCACTACCGAGGAAACGTCTACTGTGATCTACGGAAACCGGGTTTTGTACACGAAAACGAGCGCGTTCCACGTGAAGCACGAAACCGTTGAGTTTGACGTTGACCCTTTCCCGATCACGCTGGAGCTGCCTGCGTACACGCCGTTGCGATTTGACCGCGAGACGGCGATCGAGCCGGCGTCTTTCAGGTGGCAGGGTAGTTACAACTGTCATCCTGGGGATCACGATTGCTGTCATTCTGTTCTTTCTATACCGAGGTATTAA